One region of Streptomyces capillispiralis genomic DNA includes:
- a CDS encoding arsenate reductase family protein, translating into MEIWINPACSKCRSAISLLDAEGAEYTVRRYLEDVPSEDEIRAVLERLGLEPWDITRTQEAAAKELGLKDWARDAGARDRWIAALAAHPRLIQRPIITAEDGTAVVARTDEAVRDALSR; encoded by the coding sequence ATGGAGATCTGGATCAACCCGGCCTGTTCCAAGTGCCGGAGCGCCATCAGCCTGCTCGACGCCGAGGGAGCCGAGTACACCGTCCGCCGCTATCTGGAGGACGTGCCGAGCGAGGACGAGATCCGCGCCGTCCTGGAGCGGCTCGGGCTGGAGCCGTGGGACATCACCCGTACCCAGGAGGCCGCCGCGAAGGAGCTCGGGCTCAAGGACTGGGCTCGGGACGCCGGTGCGCGGGACCGCTGGATCGCGGCGCTCGCCGCGCACCCCCGGCTGATCCAGCGGCCGATCATCACGGCGGAGGACGGTACGGCGGTCGTGGCGCGCACCGACGAGGCGGTACGGGACGCCCTGTCCCGTTGA
- a CDS encoding WD40 repeat domain-containing protein, producing MIRALEGIGKPETIAEPVHPQRYTHLAALAAQPPRPDADAATWRADRSAGPGKPSRLRARTVSVLVLLGGLTAGTTAGFWAGWTSRPDTPYGESAAPAQVEQVFDVGSAATGAAFGPDGTLAVGTASGSVTVLDAHRPESRTQLPGGDSGPITRTVFSPEGGVLAAGSEDGTVRLWDRPTRGPEHPIAVLPMREDGEYGGAVNDLAYSPDGRILAVASSTSTVRIWDVSDPENPEPLATPSRDHAVTRLAFSPRGTILAVGSTDGTVQLWDIKEPDDPRIIEGGRAVTDASVTALTFSADRKSLAVGNSRGSVQLWDVSDPRSPRKVNAARAVGYTNELSFNAPGYVLAASNSDGTVRLWEDLDDLMNPRVLTRETDQGELSSVAFATGDDENTLVVTGTDGSVQLWKA from the coding sequence TTGATTCGAGCCCTTGAAGGAATCGGAAAGCCGGAGACGATCGCCGAACCGGTGCATCCGCAGCGCTACACGCATCTTGCCGCCCTGGCCGCCCAGCCGCCCCGGCCGGACGCGGACGCGGCGACCTGGCGCGCCGACCGGTCCGCGGGGCCCGGGAAGCCCTCCCGCCTCCGCGCGCGCACCGTGTCCGTCCTGGTCTTACTCGGAGGTCTGACCGCGGGCACGACGGCCGGGTTCTGGGCGGGCTGGACCAGCCGGCCCGACACCCCCTACGGCGAGTCGGCCGCCCCCGCCCAGGTGGAGCAGGTGTTCGACGTCGGCAGTGCCGCGACCGGAGCCGCCTTCGGCCCGGACGGCACGCTGGCGGTGGGCACCGCCAGTGGAAGCGTGACCGTCCTCGACGCGCACCGGCCCGAGAGCAGGACCCAGCTCCCCGGCGGGGACTCCGGACCCATCACCCGGACGGTGTTCAGCCCCGAGGGAGGCGTCCTGGCCGCGGGCAGTGAGGACGGCACGGTGCGGCTGTGGGACCGGCCGACCCGGGGACCCGAACACCCCATCGCCGTCCTGCCCATGAGGGAGGACGGCGAGTACGGCGGTGCCGTCAACGACCTCGCCTACAGCCCCGACGGCAGGATCCTCGCCGTCGCCAGTTCCACCTCGACGGTGCGCATCTGGGACGTCTCCGACCCGGAGAACCCGGAGCCCCTGGCCACCCCCAGCCGCGACCACGCCGTCACCCGGCTGGCCTTCAGCCCGCGCGGCACCATCCTGGCGGTGGGCAGCACCGACGGAACCGTGCAGCTGTGGGACATCAAGGAACCCGACGACCCGCGGATCATCGAGGGCGGCCGGGCCGTCACCGACGCCTCCGTGACCGCGCTCACCTTCAGCGCCGACCGGAAGTCCCTGGCGGTCGGCAACTCCCGGGGGTCGGTGCAGCTCTGGGACGTCTCCGACCCGCGCAGTCCACGCAAGGTCAACGCGGCCCGTGCCGTCGGGTACACCAACGAACTGAGCTTCAACGCGCCGGGGTACGTGCTGGCGGCCAGCAACTCCGACGGGACCGTCCGCCTGTGGGAGGACCTGGACGACCTGATGAACCCCCGCGTGCTGACACGGGAGACGGATCAGGGAGAGCTCAGCAGCGTCGCCTTCGCCACCGGTGACGACGAGAACACCCTCGTCGTCACCGGCACCGACGGCTCGGTCCAGCTGTGGAAGGCGTGA